In a single window of the Elaeis guineensis isolate ETL-2024a chromosome 4, EG11, whole genome shotgun sequence genome:
- the LOC105043980 gene encoding CSC1-like protein At1g32090 yields MATLEDLGVSAFINIVSAIAFLLLFAVMRIQPINDRVYFPKWYTSGGRTSPRRGSGGRGVGRFVNLNLWTYLTFLNWMPGALRMSQAEIIQHAGLDSAVYLRIYILGLKIFVPMTILALAFLIPVNVSGGTLFNLRKEIVSSDIDKLSISNVSPGSQRFWVHLLMEYLFTAWTCYVLYKEYDNVAFMRLHFLASQHRRVDQFTVVVRNVPHVSGHSISESVEQFFQRNHPDHYLGHQAVYNANKFAKLVRQKERLQNWLDYNMLKFERHPGKRPTRKKGFLGLCGERVDSIDYYREKISELDKKIASERQRVLKDPKAVMPVAFVTFDSRWGAAVCAQTQQSRNPTRWLTDWAPEPRDVYWRNLAIPFVSLSIRRLIISILVFALVFFYMIPIAFVQSLANLEGLEKVAPFLRRVIEIKVIKSFLQGFLPGLALKIFLYILPTVLMIMSKVEGYLSISSLERRAAAKYYYFMLVNVFLGSIVTGTAFEQLYSFLHQSPTQIPRTIGVSIPMKATFFMTYIMVDGWAGIASEILRLKPLVIYHLKNMFLVKTERDREKAMDPGSIGLPETLPTLQLYFLLGLVYAVVTPLLLPFILVFFAFAFLVYRHQITNVYNQEYESAGAFWPHVHGRIIASLLISQLLLLGLLSTKKAANSTPLLIILPVLTIWFHKYCKSRFEPAFRKYPLEEAMEKDMMERASEPNLNLKAYLADAYLHPIFRSIEDVETGEVRVDKGQSYMSSPTRSEFSSSSPQYVYHYEIEP; encoded by the exons ATGGCCACTTtggaggatttgggggtgtcggcGTTCATCAACATAGTAAGCGCCATCGCCTTCCTGTTGCTCTTCGCAGTGATGAGGATTCAGCCCATAAACGACCGCGTCTACTTCCCCAAGTGGTACACAAGCGGCGGGAGGACGAGCCCGCGGCGGGGGAGTGGCGGCCGCGGGGTGGGGAGGTTCGTCAACCTGAACCTCTGGACCTACCTAACTTTCCTCAACTGGATGCCCGGGGCGCTGAGAATGAGCCAGGCCGAGATCATCCAGCACGCCGGTCTGGACTCCGCCGTCTACCTCCGGATCTACATTCTTGG CTTAAAGATTTTTGTGCCGATGACAATCCTTGCATTAGCATTTCTTATTCCAGTCAATGTTTCTGGTGGAACATTATTCAACCTCAGGAAAGAAATAGTTTCCAGTGATATTGATAAACTTTCTATTTCAAATGTCAGTCCTGGATCGCAGAG GTTCTGGGTTCACCTTCTAATGGAATATTTGTTTacagcatggacttgttacgtcCTCTACAAGGAATATGATAATGTGGCATTTATGAGATTACATTTCCTGGCCTCACAACATCGTCGTGTTGATCAGTTCACC GTGGTGGTCAGAAATGTACCACATGTTTCTGGGCACTCAATATCAGAAAGTGTGGAACAATTCTTTCAAAGAAACCATCCTGACCACTATCTGGGTCACCAG GCTGTCTACAATGCAAACAAATTTGCTAAACTTGTGAGACAGAAGGAAAGGCTTCAAAACTGGTTGGACTACAACATGCTCAAATTTGAAAGGCATCCTGGCAAAAGGCCAACTAGGAAG aaAGGGTTTCTTGGCCTTTGTGGTGAAAGGGTGGATTCAATTGACTATTACAGAGAAAAGATCAGTGAGCTTGACAAAAAG ATAGCATCTGAGCGTCAGAGAGTTCTTAAAGATCCAAAGGCTGTCATGCCAGTAGCTTTTGTTACATTTGATTCGAGATGGGGTGCTGCTGTGTGCGCACAAACACAACAAAGCAGGAATCCCACACGGTGGTTAACTGACTGGGCACCTGAACCACGTGATGTATATTGGCGGAATCTGGCTATACCATTTGTTTCTCTCAGCATCAGAAGGCTTATAATATCAATATTAGTGTTTGCACTGGTGTTCTTTTACATGATACCCATTGCATTTGTGCAATCACTTGCAAATCTTGAGGGCCTTGAAAAAGTTGCTCCGTTTCTCAGGCGGGTGATAGAAAT AAAGGTGATAAAGTCCTTCTTACAAGGATTTCTTCCTGGGTTAGCTTTAAAGATCTTCTTATATATTCTTCCAACAGTTCTGATGATTATGTCAAAAGTGGAAGGCTACTTGTCAATATCATCACTTGAAAGAAGGGCAGCAGCTAAATATTATTACTTTATGCTGGTGAACGTATTCTTGGGGAGCATAGTGACTGGAACAGCATTTGAACAACTCTATTCTTTTCTTCATCAATCACCTACCCA GATCCCAAGAACCATTGGAGTATCTATACCAATGAAAGCTACATTCTTTATGACATACATAATGGTTGATGGGTGGGCTGGCATTGCCAGCGAGATACTTCGACTGAAACCATTGGTCATATATCATCTGAAAAACATGTTTTTAGTGAAAACAGAGAGGGACAGAGAGAAGGCAATGGACCCTGGAAGCATTGGTCTTCCTGAGACCCTTCCAACACTCCAATTATATTTTCTCCTTGGGCTTGTCTATGCTGTAGTCACTCCACTGCTTCTTCCCTTTATACTAGTATTCTTTGCCTTTGCATTCCTTGTTTATCGACACCAG ATAACTAATGTTTACAATCAAGAATATGAAAGTGCCGGTGCATTTTGGCCACATGTTCATGGCCGCATAATAGCTAGTTTGTTGATATCCCAATTGCTTCTGCTCGGTTTACTCAGCACAAAGAAAGCTGCTAACTCCACTCCTTTACTTATTATTCTGCCTGTACTGACAATATGGTTTCACAAGTACTGCAAAAGCCGATTTGAACCTGCTTTTAGAAAATATCCGCTAGAG GAAGCGATGGAGAAGGATATGATGGAGCGAGCTTCTGAACCTAACCTTAACCTTAAGGCTTACTTAGCTGATGCGTACTTGCACCCGATCTTCCGTTCAATTGAGGATGTGGAAACGGGGGAGGTCAGAGTTGACAAAGGCCAATCTTATATGTCCTCACCCACAAGGAGTGAATTTAGTTCTTCTTCACCCCAGTATGTATACCATTATGAAATTGAACCTTAA